Genomic window (Chloroflexota bacterium):
CCCCTGGATACCGGCCTGCGCCGGTATGACGGTGGGGATGGCAGGGAGGCGGGCAACCACGAGGGTTGCCCCTACCGGTGGCAGGGCGCCCTGCTGGCCTGCGGTAGCCAGCTACGCGTATCCCGTGTACCATGGGTGTATACGGCCCCTTCTTTTCCGGGCCGACCCGACGATTGACAGGGCAAGACTTCCTTCATGCAAAACCTAGGACGCTTCCTGGGGCGGCACGACAGACCGCTCGACGACGACTCCCACGAGGCCACGGCGTCTCCATCGACCTCACCACATGCTGCCAACGGCGGCGTGCTGCGCGTCATCCCCCTCGGCGGGCTGGGCGAGATCGGCAAGAACATGATGGCGCTTGAGTACGGCGACGACATCATCGTCGTGGACGCGGGCGTGATGTTCCCTGAGGAGGACATGTTCGGGGTGGACCTCGTGATCCCGAACATCACGTACCTGCTGGAGAACCAGCACAAGGTGCGCGCCATCCTCATCACGCACGGCCACGAGGACCACACGGGGGCCGTTCCCTTTGTGCTGCCGGAGCTGAACGTCCCGGTCTACGCGCCAAAGCTAGCGCACGGCCTCATCGAGGTAAAGCTTCGGGACCACCGCATCCTTTCCGCATCGGAGCTGCACGCCATCGAACCGGGCGAGACCTTCACTTTCGGCGTCTTTCACTGCGAGTTCTTCCACGTCTGCCACAGCATCCCGGACGCGACGGGCATCGCCATCCACACGCCGGTGGGGCTGGTCATCCACACGGGCGACTTCAAGTTCGACCACACGCCCGTCGACCAGGTGCCGACGGACTTCGCGCGGCTGGCGGAGCTGGGCATGGAGGGCGTCACGCTGCTGCTGTCCGACTCGACGTACGCGGAGTCCGAGGGCTACACGCCCTCGGAGGCGGTGCTGGACCCGAACCTGGAGCGCATCATCGCGGAGGCGCCGGGCCGGGTCATGTTCGCGACCTTCGCCTCGCTCATCGCGCGCATTCAGCAGATCGCCAATGCCGCGGCCAAGAACGGCCGCAAGGTGGCGGTCATCGGCCGGAGCATGGTCAACAACGTCGCCATGGCGCAGCAGATGGGCTACCTGCGCGTGCCCGAAGGCGTCATCGTGCCCGCCGAGAGCCTCGCGGGCCTGCCGCCTGAGCAGACGGTCATCATCATGACGGGAGCGCAGGGCGAGCCGACGGCGGCCCTCTCGCGCATCGCGAACGACGACCACCGCGACTTCTCCGTCTCGCGGGGCGACACCATCGTGCTCTCCGCGTCGCCCATCCCCGGAAACGAGGCGGTCATCATGCGCACCATCGACAATCTGCTGAGGCAAGGGGCGCGGGTGCTCCACGCCCGGAACGCGCAGGTACACGTCCACGGCCACGCGAGCAGGGAAGAGCTGAAGCTCATGCTGCGGATGATCAAGCCGCGCTACTTCATACCCATCCACGGCGAGTACCACCACCTGGTGGCGCACGCGGGCATTGCCGTGGGCATGGGCGTCGCGCCGGAACGCACCTTCATCCTTGAGGACGGCGACGTGCTGGAGCTCGGCGAGGACGGCGCGGATATTGTCGACCGGGTGCCCGCGGGGCACGTCTTCGTGGTGGGGCGCCACCTGTGGGACCCGTCGAACGGCGTCTTCAAGGAGCGGCAGACGCTCGCCCGCGACGGCGTCGTCGTCGCAGCGGTCACGGTCAACGCCTCGACGGGGCGTCTCGGCGCGCCGCCGGCCCTCACGGCCCACGGCTTCGAGGCACCGGACGACCACAATGAGGTCATGGTGGCCGCGTCGCAGCGCCTCTCGGACGCGCTGGAACAGCAAGAGTGGCCCAAGGGCGACATCGAGGAGGCCGTCCGTGCGCAGGCCGCCCGGGTGCTGTCCCGCATCCTCCGCGACGTCACGGGCCGCCGCCCGGTCGTCCTGGTGCTGGTCTCGCTCACCTAGCCGCCCCGTTACGGTCAATTCGGGCATTGCAAGGCACTCGCCCTACGTGCGTGCAGGCCCCGAAGGCCCGAACGCACGCCCGCGCATGGAACTGTCCCACCTGTTCATTCGTTGCGTACAATAGTGGTAGTGGTCGTAATGTGTAACGCGGCGGTGTGGGCCACTACAGAAACCACGCCGTCCCATGAGGTGCCCAATGGTAGATGTAAAGAAGCCTTCCCCCAGCAGGCGGTCCACTGAACCGACGCCCCCTCCCAAGACCGGACAGTCCTCAATGCCCATCTTCATTCTGGGCGGCGCGAGCATCTTGCTGGTCACGCTTGGTGTGGCCCTCTACGTGGCGTGGGAATCGGTCAGCGCGACGGGCCTGCAGGTCTGGGAGGCCCTCCGCTACACCTGGGCCGCCCTGGCAGTCTGGGCGGCAGCCCTCCCGGTGACCCTTGTCCAGCGCAGGGACATGGTCAAGCGACACCCCCACCGCTGGTTGGCCGCGCTGTTGATGGTGGTCGTAGCCGCTGGGTGCCTGCAACTCTGGGGACAGGGCCTCGGCGGCACGCTCGGCGGCTGGATCATCGGCCCAAGCGCCGGGTGGGGCATCGTTCGCACGACATTCATCTTCGCCGCCGCCTTGGCGATAGCCATGCCGGCGCCCGCGCTCTGGGCCAGCAGGATTCTCCTGATCGCGCTCGGCTTCCTCGCGGTCTATCTGTGGGAGGCGATGGGATTCGTCCTCCGCTGGGCGCAGGCAGCGGGTGTCTGGATTGGCCTGAAGTGCACCGCGGTCTCTCCGAGCCTGGCGAGAGGAGCCGCCACCGTGTGGCGCGGCGTGTGCGCCGTGTACAACAAGCTTCCCATCCACCTGTACATCCTGGCATTCTTCGTCATCGTCAGCGCCGCCATCCTGCGCCGGCCGGCAAGCTCGCGGCGGCGCGCACGGCCCGTTGCGAGCGGGTACGAGCCGTACCCGTACCCGGTGGGCGTTTTCGAGAACGTTGGCTCCTACGGGGAAACGACGTACACGCCGCAGGCGCCCCGGCCCGCACAGGCGACCGTCAACGACCTTCCCCGCTACGAATCGCCGTCGTACTTGCGGCCCGATGCGGCGCCGACCCCGGCGGCGGCCTACGCCAACGGCATGCTCACCGTAGATGAGGACGACGAGGACGAAGTCGACGTTATGTCCGTTGTGGCCGAGGACATCGACGAGCCTGAGGAGGTTGACGCAGAGACGGACGAGGACGACGAGGAGGATGGGGAGGAGGACTCCCCGCCCTTCGACCTCTACGACGACGAGCTGGATGAGACGGACGATGAGGACGACGACCTCGACGACACGGCGGACCCGGAGGTCATCGACCTGCGCAGCGGATCGGCGCGCACGGGCGGCAGCATTGCGGCCACGGCCACCAAGTGGGAGCTGCCGCCGCTCGACCTCCTGAAGAGCGTCACCCGCAAGGAGATCTCGGACGATGTCCACCAGGAAACCGCCCGCCTCATTGAGCAGACGCTGGCGGAGTACAACATCGAGGTGCAGGTCAAGGAGATCCGGCCCGGCCCCGTCGTCACGCAGTACGGCGTCGGGCCCGGCTGGATCCGCCGCTACAAGGACGTACGCGAGCGCAACCCCGACGGCACGCCCGCGCGCGGCGCCGACGGGAAGCTGGTGAGCAAGCGCGTGGAGGAGAAGACGCGCGTCCGCGTCGACCACGTGCTCGCACGCGAAAAGGACCTAGCGCTGGCGCTGGCGGCGCCCAGCCTACGCTTTGAGGCGCCTGTGCCCGGCGAGTCCTTCATGGGCCTGGAGGTCCCCAACGCGCAACGCGACGTGGTGACCCTGCGGTCGTCTCTGGAGAGCAGCGCCTTCCAGGCCATCCAGAAGAAGGCCAAGCTGCCCGTCGCCCTCGGCCTGGGCAGCGGCGGGGAACCGGTCATCATGGACCTGGCCGACATGCCGCACCTGCTCATCGCAGGATCAACGGGCAGCGGCAAGAGCGTGTGCATGAACACCATCATCTGCTCACTCATGATGCAGTGCACGCCTATGGACCTGCAGATGTACCTGGTGGACCCCAAACGGGTGGAGCTTACGGCCTACAACGGCCTGCCGCACCTGACCGCGCCGGTGCTGGTCGAGGTCGACCAGGCCGTGCCCGCACTGCACGCCCTCATTGCGGAGATGCAGCACCGCTACAAAAAGTTCGAGGCGCGGGGCGCGCGCAACATCGCAACGTTCAACGGCAAGCTCGTGCGGGGCGAGGAGCGCATGCCGTACCTCATGCTCGTCATCGACGAGCTGGCCGACCTGATGATGACGGCCTCCGGCGACGTGGAGCACGCGCTGTGCCGACTGGCGCAGCTTGGCCGCGCGACCGGGATCCACCTGGTGGTCGCGACGCAGCGGCCCTCCGTCGACGTGCTGACGGGGCTGATCAAGGCCAACTTCCCCAGCCGAATGAGCTTCGCCGTCTCCTCGCAAGTCGACTCCCGCACGGTGCTCGACAGCGTGGGCGCGGAGAAGCTCCTCGGGCGCGGCGACCTGCTCTTCCTGCCCACCAACGCCGTCAAGCCCAAGCGGCTGCAGGGCGCGTTCATCTCGGACGAGGAGGTCGACGCCATCGTCGACTTCTGGCAGAAGCAGGGCAACAAGCCGAAGCCGGCAATCCAGATGGAGATTGCATCGCCGGACAACGAGGAAGACACGATGCTGCAGGAGGCGCAGAAGCTGGCCATCAACCACAGCCGGATTTCGGCATCGCTGTTGCAGCGCAAGCTGGGCATCGGGTACGCGAAGGCCGCCAGTCTGCTCGACCACCTGGAGGACCGCGGCATCGTGGGCCCCGGCGATCCGGGCAAGTCCCGCGAGGTCATCACTCCCGGCGGGTAGCTGTGGGGTGTACTATGGTAATTGGGGAACCTTGCGGTACGATGGTGAAGCGCAGGTTCCCTGAAGGAGATGGATGGTAAACCGGCGCTTTTC
Coding sequences:
- a CDS encoding ribonuclease J, with the translated sequence MQNLGRFLGRHDRPLDDDSHEATASPSTSPHAANGGVLRVIPLGGLGEIGKNMMALEYGDDIIVVDAGVMFPEEDMFGVDLVIPNITYLLENQHKVRAILITHGHEDHTGAVPFVLPELNVPVYAPKLAHGLIEVKLRDHRILSASELHAIEPGETFTFGVFHCEFFHVCHSIPDATGIAIHTPVGLVIHTGDFKFDHTPVDQVPTDFARLAELGMEGVTLLLSDSTYAESEGYTPSEAVLDPNLERIIAEAPGRVMFATFASLIARIQQIANAAAKNGRKVAVIGRSMVNNVAMAQQMGYLRVPEGVIVPAESLAGLPPEQTVIIMTGAQGEPTAALSRIANDDHRDFSVSRGDTIVLSASPIPGNEAVIMRTIDNLLRQGARVLHARNAQVHVHGHASREELKLMLRMIKPRYFIPIHGEYHHLVAHAGIAVGMGVAPERTFILEDGDVLELGEDGADIVDRVPAGHVFVVGRHLWDPSNGVFKERQTLARDGVVVAAVTVNASTGRLGAPPALTAHGFEAPDDHNEVMVAASQRLSDALEQQEWPKGDIEEAVRAQAARVLSRILRDVTGRRPVVLVLVSLT
- a CDS encoding DNA translocase FtsK, coding for MPIFILGGASILLVTLGVALYVAWESVSATGLQVWEALRYTWAALAVWAAALPVTLVQRRDMVKRHPHRWLAALLMVVVAAGCLQLWGQGLGGTLGGWIIGPSAGWGIVRTTFIFAAALAIAMPAPALWASRILLIALGFLAVYLWEAMGFVLRWAQAAGVWIGLKCTAVSPSLARGAATVWRGVCAVYNKLPIHLYILAFFVIVSAAILRRPASSRRRARPVASGYEPYPYPVGVFENVGSYGETTYTPQAPRPAQATVNDLPRYESPSYLRPDAAPTPAAAYANGMLTVDEDDEDEVDVMSVVAEDIDEPEEVDAETDEDDEEDGEEDSPPFDLYDDELDETDDEDDDLDDTADPEVIDLRSGSARTGGSIAATATKWELPPLDLLKSVTRKEISDDVHQETARLIEQTLAEYNIEVQVKEIRPGPVVTQYGVGPGWIRRYKDVRERNPDGTPARGADGKLVSKRVEEKTRVRVDHVLAREKDLALALAAPSLRFEAPVPGESFMGLEVPNAQRDVVTLRSSLESSAFQAIQKKAKLPVALGLGSGGEPVIMDLADMPHLLIAGSTGSGKSVCMNTIICSLMMQCTPMDLQMYLVDPKRVELTAYNGLPHLTAPVLVEVDQAVPALHALIAEMQHRYKKFEARGARNIATFNGKLVRGEERMPYLMLVIDELADLMMTASGDVEHALCRLAQLGRATGIHLVVATQRPSVDVLTGLIKANFPSRMSFAVSSQVDSRTVLDSVGAEKLLGRGDLLFLPTNAVKPKRLQGAFISDEEVDAIVDFWQKQGNKPKPAIQMEIASPDNEEDTMLQEAQKLAINHSRISASLLQRKLGIGYAKAASLLDHLEDRGIVGPGDPGKSREVITPGG